Within the Flavobacterium sp. 9R genome, the region AACTAGTTCAACGGTTGTTTCTAAAAAAGTAACCCACGAGGTAGCGCCAAAAGAGACTTTATTTGGAATTCAAAAAAAGTATAATGTTACCGAAGTGGCTTTGTTCAAAGCGAACCCTTTTTTAGAAAAAGACGGTCTGCAAATTGGGCAAACACTCGTTATTCCAAATGGTGTTGTGACCAAAACCACTACAGCAACTGCTGCTCCAAAAACGGTAACTCCCGTTTTTCATTTGGTACAACCTCAAGAAACCAAGTTTTCGATTGCTAAGAAATACAATATCACCATTGAAGAATTGGAGAAAAAAAATCCAGAAGTGGTAGCCAATCTTCCAGTTGGTTTTAATTTAATAATTAAAGGAAATCGTCCTAAAGAAGTAAAAGAGATTCCCGTAGTTGCTGACAAAAAAGACCTTTCGCCTACAGTTGTTCCAAAGGCTATTGTTTCGGATTTTCAAAATTATACGGTGAAACCAAAAGAAACCTTGTATAGTTTGACCAAAACTTCAGGTTTGTCACAAGAAGAGTTGATAGCTTTAAATCCTGAATTAAAAAATGGCGTTCAAGAAGGAATGGTGATTAAGTTGCCAGCAGCAGTAAAGCTGATAGCACAACAAGAAGCTAAAAAAAGCATTACTCAATTGAGTAAACAAAGTGCCGCTGATAGAAAAAAGTTGGTTTTGTTGTTGCCTTTCAATATCGCAAAAATTGAAAGTGATACCGTTAACTCAACCGTTGAACGTTTAAAGAAAGACAAGTTTTTGAATATGACTTTGGATTTCTACTCGGGTGCTTTGATTGCTATAGATTCTGCCAAGCAATTAGGAATTGATGTGGATGTTCAGGTTTTTGATTCTCAAGAAACCAAAATGAGTTCTCAGGTTCCGTCATTAATCAAAAATAACAATATAGAAAATGCACAAGTAGTTATTGGTCCGTTTTATCAAAATAATGTGGAAAAAACAGCTGAATTACTTAGCGGGACTGATGTTGCGGTAATTTCTCCATTATCAAAAGAAACTGGAAAAGCATTTCCTAATTTATATCAATCTATTGTTTCGGCCGATGTAATTAAAAATGCGGCTTTTGATTTTATGAAAAGCAAGGAGGGTAATATAATTGCGGTTGTAGATAAGAAAAAAGAATCCGCAAGAAGCTATTTTAACCAATTCCAAAAAGAGGTGAAAATTGCACCACTTACCCCTGCAGGTGGTTTAAATGTTGAGGCTTTGAAAGGTTTGTTGGATAAAGATAAAATGAATTATGTCATTTTAGAAACAGGAAGCACAATGTTAATTAAATCTACCATTGCAACACTTTTGGCGGTTATGAAAACTCACAAAGTGCAATTGGTAACTTTAGAGCCTAATCCTACTTTGGATACAGACGAAATTTCATTTGCTAATTTGGTAAAATTAAAGTTGATGTATCCATCGGCTATTCGTGAAAATGAAACAGATGAAGCTCGCATTTTTGAACAAAAATACCGCAAGGAAAACAAAGTGTACCCAAGTTCATTTGCTACAAGAGGTTTTGATCTTACGTTTGATACGCTAATGCGAATGGCTCAGGACAAAACGTTTCAAGAAACCATTGAAAGTGCTGCAACGGAACAAGTAGAAAACCGTTTTGAATACTACAAAAAAGAAGAGGGTGGCTATACAAATAAAGGTGTTTATATCTTGTATTACGATTCGGATATGACGATTAAACAAGCCAATTAGTTTTTATTTTGGATGAAAATCAAAAACACTTGATTCAATTGGCACACACTAAAATGCCTTTTGGAAAATATGAAGGTTGGTATCTTATTGATATCCCTGAATATTATATCGTTTGGTACAGAAATAAAGGATTTCCCAAAGGTGTTTTGGGCGAACAACTGCAATTAATTTATGAATTAAAAGCCAACGGATTAGAAGATTTAATTCGGAACATAAAAAAGAAATACCCTAAACCATAAAAGTGACACCTCAGGAATTAGAGCAATACTTTAGCTAGTATTCTAAATCCTGAGGTGTCTTTTTTATTGTGGTTAAATTCTAAAAATCTCCCGAATGAAGCAGGTAAGTATTCCAATTAAATTTGTACTTTTGCCACGTTTTTTTACACAACTACATTACAAACAACAACAGAATGAATCAAACGAAATATATTTTTGTTACAGGCGGTGTGACTTCTTCATTAGGAAAAGGAATTATAGCGGCATCATTGGCGAAATTATTACAAGCAAGAGGGTATCGAACAACTATTCAAAAATTCGACCCCTATATTAATGTTGACCCAGGAACACTTAATCCTTACGAGCACGGAGAATGTTACGTAACCGATGATGGAGCCGAAACAGATTTAGATTTAGGTCACTACGAACGTTTCTTAAACGTGCCTACTTCTCAGGCGAATAACGTTACTACTGGTAGAATTTACCTTTCGGTTATTGAAAAAGAAAGAAGAGGAGAATTTTTAGGAAAAACAGTTCAAGTAGTTCCTCATATTACCAATGAAATTAAAGACAGAATGCAATTGCTTGGTAAATCAGGTGATTATGATATTGTCATTACAGAAATTGGTGGAACTGTAGGAGATATCGAATCTTTACCATACATCGAGTCTGTTCGTCAGTTGGTTTGGGATTTAGGAGAAAACAATGCTATTGTTATTCATTTGACGTTAGTTCCTTACTTAGCAGCAGCTGGGGAATTGAAAACTAAACCTACTCAACACTCTGTTAAAACATTAATGGAGAGCGGAATTAAAGCTGATATTTTAGTGTGTAGAACAGAACACGAAATTGCAGACGATATTCGCAACAAATTGGCTTTGTTTTGTAATGTAAAAAGAGAAGCTGTTATTCAATCTATTGATGCTTCTACTATTTATGAAGTACCTAATTTAATGTTAGAAGAAGGTCTAGATGTAGTAGCCTTAAAGAAATTAGACTTACCTAAAAAAGCAGCTCCAGATTTAAAAAATTGGAACACGTTCTTGAAACGTTTAAAAAATCCTAAGCATACCGTAAATATTGGTTTGGTTGGGAAATATGTCGAAATGCAAGATTGCTACAAATCTATTTTGGAAGCTTTTATTCACGCAGGAGCAGCGAATGAAACAAAAGTAAATGTGATTTCGATTCATTCAGAGCATTTGGACCCTTCAAATATTGCTGAGAAATTAGCTGGTTTGGATGGGGTTTTAGTAGCACCAGGTTTTGGAGAAAGAGGAATCGAAGGAAAAATAGAAGCAGTGCGTTATGTTCGTGAGAATAACATTCCATTTTTTGGTATTTGTTTAGGAATGCAAATGTCGATTATAGAATATTCAAGAACTATTTTGGGTTACAAAGACGCCAATTCTACTGAAATGAATGAGAATACGACTCACCCAGTTGTGAATTTGATGGAAGACCAAAAAACAGTAACGGATAAAGGAGGTACAATGCGTTTAGGAGCTTGGAAATGTGAAATAAAACCAGACTCATTAGCACACAAAATATATGGTAAAACCGAAATTTCGGAGCGTCACCGTCACCGTTATGAGTACAATAGTGCTTATGTAGAGCAATTGCAAAAAGCTGGTTTGATTGCTTCTGGGGTGAACCCTGATACTGGTTTGGTAGAAATCGTTGAGATTGAAAATCATCCTTTCTTTATAGGTGTTCAATACCATCCAGAGTATAAAAGTACGGTTGCGAATCCTCACCCAATTTTTGTGAGTTTTGTTGCCGCAGCAGTAAAAGCCAAAAAGAAATAATACAATAGTTGTAACAAAGCATTTAAGTTGTATTCTAACACTAAACTGGAGTAAACTGCTTCAGTTTTGAATTTTGAACATAGATAATAATGGAAGAAAAAAAGATTGACATTAATTCAATTATCGGTTTTATATTGATTTTTGGAATTTTGGTTTGGATTATGTACCAAAACCAACCCGATCCTAAAGTTGTTGCGGCTGAAAAAGCCCAAAAAGAATTGGTTTTAAAAGCTCAAAAAGCAAAAGAATTGGCGAATAAAGCAGTTGAAAAAGCAACTGTTGCGGTAGCTACTGGCGATTCTACTCAATTGGTAGCTTTGCAAAAAACATTAGGAAATTTTGCTTATTCTGCGACGTTACCTTCTGCAAAAAATGATTTTACTACGATTGAAAATGAAGTGATAAAATTAAAAATTGCTAATAAAGGTGGTTATATCGCTGAGGCAACTTTGAAAAACTTTGAAAAATTCAAAAAAGGTTCTGGTCAGTTGGTAGAATTGATAAAAAATAATAATGCTAATTTGAATATTGTTTTGCAAACCAATGACAACCGAACTTTAAATACCAAAGACTTGTTTTTTGAGCCTACTTTAACCAAAATAGGAGCGGATCAAGTGTTGTCTATGAAGTTAAAGTCAGGTCCAAATTCATTTTTAGAATATAAATACGTAGTGAAACCAAACGATTATATGATTGGTTTTGATGTGCGTTCTCAAGGCTTGAACCAAGTATTGAATACTGCTAAGCCATTGGATTTAGAATGGGATTTGAAAGCTTTCAGAAATGAAAAGAGCATATCTTACGAAAATAAATATACTGAGATTTATTTTGAACATAAAGAGGGTAAAGTTGATTATGCTGGATTAGGTGCTAAAGAAGAAGAAACTCTTGAAAAGCCTACATTTATAGCTTTCAAACAACATTTCTTTACTTCTATATTGGTTTCTAAAACACCTTTTGAGAAAGCGCAATTGGTTTCTACCAATCTTATGAATGATGAAAAAGTAGACACTACTTTTACAAAATCATTCAAAGCGAATTTACCTTTGGCTTTTACTAATGGAGAGCTTGATTATAAATTAAATTGGTACATAGGACCTTCTGATTATAAGACTTTAGCACATTACGATCAAAATCTAGAAAAAATCATCACTTTAGGTTGGGGAATCATTGGTTGGATCAACCGTTTTATCTTTGTGCCTTTATTTGGTTTCCTAGGTTCTTATATTGCTTATGGTATTGCGATTATTCTTTTTACGATTTTAATAAAATTGGCAATGTCGCCTATTACTTTCAAATCGTTCTTGTCACAAGCCAAAATGAAAGTATTGCGTCCAGAAATTGCTGAATTGGGTGAGAAATTCAAAAAAGACCCAATGAAAAAGCAACAAGAAACAATGAAGTTGTACAACAAAGCTGGAGTAAATCCTATGGCGGGTTGTATACCAGCATTGATACAAATGCCTTTCTTGATGGCTTCGTTTCAGTTTTTTCCTTCAGCTTTTGAGTTAAGACAACAAAAGTTTTTATGGGCAGATGATTTGTCTTCTTTTGATGAAATTGTAAAATTACCGTTCCATATTCCATTGTATGGAGATCATATTAGTTTGTTTCCAATTTTGGCAGCGATTGCAATTTTCTTCTATATGAAAATGACTTCAGGAGATCAACAAATGGCAGCACCGCAACAAGAAGGTATGCCAGATATGGCCAAAATGATGAAGATTATGATCTATGTTTCGCCATTGATGATGTTATTCTTCTTTAATAGTTATGGAGCAGGTTTGAGTTTGTATAACTTCATTTCCAACTTAGTTACTATTTTAATTATGTTGGTAATCAAAAGATATTTTATCGATGGAGATAAAATTCACGCTCAAATCCAAGAAAATAAATTGAAAGAGCCTAAAAAACAAGGAAGATTCCAACGCAAATTACAAGAAGCAATGGAACAAGCTGAAGCTCAAAAAGCGGCTCAACAAAAGAAAAAATAAGTATTTTCAAATTCTGTTTATAAAAAAAACTTCCGCCAAAAGCGGAAGTTTTTTTGTTTTTAGAAATAATCACTTTTACAAAGTTGGTAGTAAGACTTTGTTTACTGCGTGGATAATTCCGTTTGAACATTGTACATCAGTTAAAACAATATTTGTTACTCTTGCTTGTTCATCTGTAATTGTTGTGCCAGAAAACTTTAAAATTCCTGTTTCTAAAGTAGGTGACGATGCAGGAATTCCTGTAGATAGTACATTTGCTCCACCAATAACATGATAAGTTAATACTGCAGTTTTTTGAGCACTTGTTAACCCACCGTACAGACTTGTAGTTGCTGTATCAAATGCAGAATTTAAAGGTGCAAAAACTGTGAAAGGTGATGGTGTTGCGCTACTACTTAATGTTGTAATTAAATTTTGCGTAGTTAATAATGTTGCCAACGTAGAGAAATTAGGATTAGCTGTTGCATGTGTAACAATTGTTGGCAAACCAATTACTGCATCCACTACGTGTATAACCCCGTTCGAAGCCATTACATCAGCTGTTGTAACTGTGGCAACACCGTTTAATTTTACTCCAGAAGTTAAGTCCACATACATACTTAAAGTATTTGTTGTAGATGCTCCTCCTTTAGCAAGTGTTTTAATGTATCCTGTTTTCAAATCGGTTGATTTGGCTGTACCGCTTACTACGTGATTTAATAAAATTTGTGTCAAAAGATCTTTTGGTACATCATTAACGGAAGCGAATTTATTATCGCTTAAGAATTTTGTAAATGCTGCATCTGTTGGAGCAAATACTGTAAAAGGACCTGTTCCTTGAAGTGTAGCTGCTAACTCTGCTCTCGTTAACGCTTGTACTAAAATTTTTAAATTTGAATTTTTTACTGCAATACCTGTAATGGTATTGTCTACCGGTTTAGGGTTGTCATCATCATTGTCGCAAGATACAGCGAATGATAAAAATGCAATACAAGCCAAAGCCATTTTTAATTTTGATGCAATTTTCATAATCTTTTTTTTTAATTGAGTTAGAGTTAATGTTATTTTGTTGTTCAAAGTTATTTAATAAAGATTAAACAAAATTTAATTTTATATATTGATTAATACTTGTTTATAGGTGATAATTAAATGATTTAAAGCTTATCAAGTGTTTTTTGTTTATTTTAATAGTATTATTGTTAAACAAATATTAATAATCGCAAAGTCTTGTTACTTTAGCTTCATTTATTACTTTTGGTAGTGAATAGTACTGAGAACAATTTTTAGAACATTTAGCAGTTGTATATTTTTATTTCTGATAGTTTTTTAACAATGATAAATTTTTAAAATATGATTAATAAGGGATTGTTTTTGATTTTATTTTTCCAGATTTCAGCCTTGTTGGCACAAGGGACTACCAATCAATTGGATAGTGAGGGTAAGAAAAATGGACTTTGGAGAGGGTATTATGAAGAATCCAAAAGGTTGCGTTATGAAGGAACTTTTTTGCACGGTAAAGAAGTAGGTGTTTTTAAATATTTTGATGATACGAAAGCAGCAGATGTGATTGCCACTCGCGAGTTTAACGAAAAAGACAATTCAGCGTATACTATTTTTTACAATCAAAATAAGTTTAAGGTAAGTGAAGGCAAGGTGGTTAATAAACTCTTTGAAGGAGAATGGATTTATTATCACTTCAATTCGAAAGAGATAATGACAAAAGAATTTTATGATAAAGGAAAATTGTCAGGATTGAGAACGGTTTATTTTCCTGATGGTAAAGTAGCTGAAGAAACTCACTACGTAGATGGACTTAAACACGGGAGTTGCAAAATTTATTCTGATAAAGGTATCGTTTTAGAAGAAACAGTTTATCAAAAGGGACAATATAATGGCCCTGCGATTTTTAGAGATACTAATGGTTTTATTGCTTCCAAAGGAAATTTTGTGTTGGGTAAAAAAGAGGGTGTTTGGGAGTTTTATGAAAAAGATAAGTTAGTGAAGAAACGAAATATGAGTTATCCTGAAGGCCTTACCAAGCGTAAAAAGAATTAACTTTTGCTTAGATAATTTCTGTGCTAAATGTTTTGTAACTTTGCACCCTATTTTAAAAAAGGGTTTTGATGAAAAAGAGAGTAGTTGTTGGTCTTTCTGGAGGTGTAGATTCTAGTGTTGCGGCTTATTTGTTGCAACAAGAAGGATATGAAGTTATTGGGCTATTTATGAAAAATTGGCACGATGACTCAGTAACAATATCCAATGAATGCCCTTGGTTAGAAGATAGCAATGATGCTTTATTGGTAGCCGAAAAATTAGGAATCCCTTTCCAAACGGTTGACCTTAGTGAACAATACCAAGAAAAGATTGTGGATTACATGTTCAGTGAATATGAGAAAGGACGTACTCCAAACCCTGATGTATTGTGTAATCGCGAAATTAAATTTGCTGTTTTTTTAGAAATTGCTTTGAGTCTAGGAGCAGATTATGTGGCTACTGGACATTATTGCCAAAAGCGAACTACAGAAATAGACGGGAAACCCTTGTATCACCTTATCGCAGGTGCTGATACTAACAAAGATCAATCTTATTTTTTATGTCAATTGTCGCAAGAACAGTTGGCTAAATCTTTGTTTCCAATTGGTGCATTAACGAAACCTCAAGTTCGTGAAATAGCAGCCGAAATGGAATTGGTTACCGCAGAGAAAAAAGATTCTCAAGGTTTATGTTTTATTGGTAAAGTACGTTTACCAGAGTTTTTACAACAAAAATTGCAACCCAAAGAAGGTCAAATTATCCAAATAGACAAAAATCACAGTGTGTATTCATCCTCTGATGAAACTGAGACTCTTGATTCTTTGTCTCATAAAATCACTTACACTCCAGAAATGGGCAAGGTAGTTGGGAAACACCAAGGCGCTCATTATTTTACAGTTGGTCAAAGAAAAGGGCTTAACGTTGGTGGTACAACAGAGCCTTTGTTTGTTATCGCTACTGATGTGGTGACCAATACAATTTACACAGGCTTGTCTAGCAATCATCCTGGATTGTTTAGAAGAGGATTGTTTATTGATGCCTCTGAAACACATTGGATTCGTACCGATTTAGCCTTGTCAGTGGGTGAGTCTAAAGAAGTAATGGCGAGAATTCGTTACCGTCAGCCGTTGCAAAAAGCCACGTTGCATCAAGAAGAAAAAGGAATGTATGTGATTTTTGATGAACCACAATCGGCTATTACTGAAGGACAATTTGTGGCTTGGTACCAAGAGGACGAATTGTTAGGCTCTGGGGTTATAGCTTAGTTTTTAGTTGTTAGTTGTTAGTCCTTAGTTATTAGTGATTGGTCTTTAGTAAAAACCATAAAAAAATCTTCTGAAAAAAAGATAGTGTCGCCTAGCCCCTATGGGAGGGAATATCCTTTTTATCCTTTTTCTGGATAAAAAGATAGGAAGGACAGCGGGACCAAACGTGATGAATTCCCAAATTTTGTGCTCCTAAAAACACTTAAAATTATAATTTATAATGATTTTTTGAGTACATTTCGGCATGAAAAAAATAGTTTTTTTATTTTTCTTATTCCAATCTTTTTTGGTTTTTTCACAACAAGATGCTTGGGTGTATTTTGGTGATAAAGCCAATGTTCAAAACTATTTAGACAATCCTCAATTGATGCTTTCACAACGTGCTATTGATAGAAGAACGCGACAAAAAATTGCCTTTGACAGCAAGGATGTTCCCATTCCAGCTTCGTATATAAAAGCTGTAAAAGAGTCGGCGGGAATCACAATTATGGGGCAATCAAAATGGCTAAATGCGTTGCATGTTCGAGGTACTCAAGCGGATATTACTTCTCTTAAAAATTTAGCTTTTGTTACTAAGATTAGCTTCGCGGATAAGTCCTTAAATGCTACAGGGAAAACAATAGCTGTGTCAAAATCACAGCAAATTCAAAAAAAATATAACACTGCTATTACGTATAATTATGGCACTTCAGCTAATCAAATTCAGATGTTGAATGGTCATTTATTGCATCAGCAAAATTATACGGGGAGTGGTAAAATTATAGCAGTTTTGGATGCTGGATTTCCTGGCGTAGACACCCAATTGCCGTTTAAAAAATTGAGAGATAATAATCAGATTTTGGGCGGATACAATTATGTGAATAGAAGTTCTAACTACTATACGGGAGATAATCACGGTACGTTGGTGCTTTCTACTATGGGCGGGAATCAAGACCAAGCTTTGGTCGGAACGGCTCCTGATGCGTCTTATTATCTTTTTGTTACAGAGAATGATGCATCAGAAAATCCTATTGAAGAAACGCTTTGGGTAGAAGCTGCAGAGAAAGCAGATAGTTTGGGTGTGGATATCATTAATAGTTCGTTAGGTTATTTTGATTTTGATAATTCTAAATATAGCTATACTTATGAAGATATGAATGGCGCAACAACATTTATTAGCCGAGGAGCCGAGATTGCTTTTAGTAGAGGAATGCTTGTGGTGGCTTCTGCGGGAAATTCAGGGAACACAACTAATCCCAATATTGCTGCTCCAGCAGATGCAGTTTCTGTTCTTACGATTGGAGCAGTAACAGCCAGTAAGTCCAGAGCTTCTTTTAGTTCGATTGGTCCCTCGTTTGATGGTAGGGTTAAGCCAGAAGTGATGGCGCAAGGACAAGCTTCTGTTGTTTCGGATGAATTTGGGAACATTGGTACGGCCAACGGAACTTCTTTTTCGAGTCCAATTCTAGCAGGAATGGTGGCGTGCTTATGGCAAGCTTTACCCGATAAAACCAATAAAGAAATCAGAGATTTGATTATTCAATCTGCCGATAAATATTTGACTCCAACGCCACAACTGGGCTATGGAATTCCGGATTTTAGTGCGGCTGTAAATAAAGGACTTCTAGCGACAATAGACATTCAGATTGCTTCATTTTCTTTGTATCCCAATCCTGCCAAAGGAACGGTTTATGTGACTTTGCCTTCGACAGTAGACGAGGTGCACCTTACTATTTATTCTTTATTGGGACAAAAAATAATGGAAGTACCTTTTACAAAATCAACACCTTCTTTTTCTGTAGAAACCTTGTGGAATGGAGTATA harbors:
- a CDS encoding LysM peptidoglycan-binding domain-containing protein, whose product is MQYYSKIWLCGLFFIGSLFAQDKAITHKVAKGETIAQIAQKYKVSPYDIYQLNPDAQAGISQNTLLLIPKAGAKVQSKTVTSSTVVSKKVTHEVAPKETLFGIQKKYNVTEVALFKANPFLEKDGLQIGQTLVIPNGVVTKTTTATAAPKTVTPVFHLVQPQETKFSIAKKYNITIEELEKKNPEVVANLPVGFNLIIKGNRPKEVKEIPVVADKKDLSPTVVPKAIVSDFQNYTVKPKETLYSLTKTSGLSQEELIALNPELKNGVQEGMVIKLPAAVKLIAQQEAKKSITQLSKQSAADRKKLVLLLPFNIAKIESDTVNSTVERLKKDKFLNMTLDFYSGALIAIDSAKQLGIDVDVQVFDSQETKMSSQVPSLIKNNNIENAQVVIGPFYQNNVEKTAELLSGTDVAVISPLSKETGKAFPNLYQSIVSADVIKNAAFDFMKSKEGNIIAVVDKKKESARSYFNQFQKEVKIAPLTPAGGLNVEALKGLLDKDKMNYVILETGSTMLIKSTIATLLAVMKTHKVQLVTLEPNPTLDTDEISFANLVKLKLMYPSAIRENETDEARIFEQKYRKENKVYPSSFATRGFDLTFDTLMRMAQDKTFQETIESAATEQVENRFEYYKKEEGGYTNKGVYILYYDSDMTIKQAN
- a CDS encoding DUF3820 family protein, encoding MDENQKHLIQLAHTKMPFGKYEGWYLIDIPEYYIVWYRNKGFPKGVLGEQLQLIYELKANGLEDLIRNIKKKYPKP
- a CDS encoding CTP synthase, giving the protein MNQTKYIFVTGGVTSSLGKGIIAASLAKLLQARGYRTTIQKFDPYINVDPGTLNPYEHGECYVTDDGAETDLDLGHYERFLNVPTSQANNVTTGRIYLSVIEKERRGEFLGKTVQVVPHITNEIKDRMQLLGKSGDYDIVITEIGGTVGDIESLPYIESVRQLVWDLGENNAIVIHLTLVPYLAAAGELKTKPTQHSVKTLMESGIKADILVCRTEHEIADDIRNKLALFCNVKREAVIQSIDASTIYEVPNLMLEEGLDVVALKKLDLPKKAAPDLKNWNTFLKRLKNPKHTVNIGLVGKYVEMQDCYKSILEAFIHAGAANETKVNVISIHSEHLDPSNIAEKLAGLDGVLVAPGFGERGIEGKIEAVRYVRENNIPFFGICLGMQMSIIEYSRTILGYKDANSTEMNENTTHPVVNLMEDQKTVTDKGGTMRLGAWKCEIKPDSLAHKIYGKTEISERHRHRYEYNSAYVEQLQKAGLIASGVNPDTGLVEIVEIENHPFFIGVQYHPEYKSTVANPHPIFVSFVAAAVKAKKK
- the yidC gene encoding membrane protein insertase YidC; its protein translation is MEEKKIDINSIIGFILIFGILVWIMYQNQPDPKVVAAEKAQKELVLKAQKAKELANKAVEKATVAVATGDSTQLVALQKTLGNFAYSATLPSAKNDFTTIENEVIKLKIANKGGYIAEATLKNFEKFKKGSGQLVELIKNNNANLNIVLQTNDNRTLNTKDLFFEPTLTKIGADQVLSMKLKSGPNSFLEYKYVVKPNDYMIGFDVRSQGLNQVLNTAKPLDLEWDLKAFRNEKSISYENKYTEIYFEHKEGKVDYAGLGAKEEETLEKPTFIAFKQHFFTSILVSKTPFEKAQLVSTNLMNDEKVDTTFTKSFKANLPLAFTNGELDYKLNWYIGPSDYKTLAHYDQNLEKIITLGWGIIGWINRFIFVPLFGFLGSYIAYGIAIILFTILIKLAMSPITFKSFLSQAKMKVLRPEIAELGEKFKKDPMKKQQETMKLYNKAGVNPMAGCIPALIQMPFLMASFQFFPSAFELRQQKFLWADDLSSFDEIVKLPFHIPLYGDHISLFPILAAIAIFFYMKMTSGDQQMAAPQQEGMPDMAKMMKIMIYVSPLMMLFFFNSYGAGLSLYNFISNLVTILIMLVIKRYFIDGDKIHAQIQENKLKEPKKQGRFQRKLQEAMEQAEAQKAAQQKKK
- a CDS encoding fasciclin domain-containing protein is translated as MKIASKLKMALACIAFLSFAVSCDNDDDNPKPVDNTITGIAVKNSNLKILVQALTRAELAATLQGTGPFTVFAPTDAAFTKFLSDNKFASVNDVPKDLLTQILLNHVVSGTAKSTDLKTGYIKTLAKGGASTTNTLSMYVDLTSGVKLNGVATVTTADVMASNGVIHVVDAVIGLPTIVTHATANPNFSTLATLLTTQNLITTLSSSATPSPFTVFAPLNSAFDTATTSLYGGLTSAQKTAVLTYHVIGGANVLSTGIPASSPTLETGILKFSGTTITDEQARVTNIVLTDVQCSNGIIHAVNKVLLPTL
- a CDS encoding toxin-antitoxin system YwqK family antitoxin, translating into MINKGLFLILFFQISALLAQGTTNQLDSEGKKNGLWRGYYEESKRLRYEGTFLHGKEVGVFKYFDDTKAADVIATREFNEKDNSAYTIFYNQNKFKVSEGKVVNKLFEGEWIYYHFNSKEIMTKEFYDKGKLSGLRTVYFPDGKVAEETHYVDGLKHGSCKIYSDKGIVLEETVYQKGQYNGPAIFRDTNGFIASKGNFVLGKKEGVWEFYEKDKLVKKRNMSYPEGLTKRKKN
- the mnmA gene encoding tRNA 2-thiouridine(34) synthase MnmA translates to MKKRVVVGLSGGVDSSVAAYLLQQEGYEVIGLFMKNWHDDSVTISNECPWLEDSNDALLVAEKLGIPFQTVDLSEQYQEKIVDYMFSEYEKGRTPNPDVLCNREIKFAVFLEIALSLGADYVATGHYCQKRTTEIDGKPLYHLIAGADTNKDQSYFLCQLSQEQLAKSLFPIGALTKPQVREIAAEMELVTAEKKDSQGLCFIGKVRLPEFLQQKLQPKEGQIIQIDKNHSVYSSSDETETLDSLSHKITYTPEMGKVVGKHQGAHYFTVGQRKGLNVGGTTEPLFVIATDVVTNTIYTGLSSNHPGLFRRGLFIDASETHWIRTDLALSVGESKEVMARIRYRQPLQKATLHQEEKGMYVIFDEPQSAITEGQFVAWYQEDELLGSGVIA
- a CDS encoding S8 family serine peptidase, which codes for MKKIVFLFFLFQSFLVFSQQDAWVYFGDKANVQNYLDNPQLMLSQRAIDRRTRQKIAFDSKDVPIPASYIKAVKESAGITIMGQSKWLNALHVRGTQADITSLKNLAFVTKISFADKSLNATGKTIAVSKSQQIQKKYNTAITYNYGTSANQIQMLNGHLLHQQNYTGSGKIIAVLDAGFPGVDTQLPFKKLRDNNQILGGYNYVNRSSNYYTGDNHGTLVLSTMGGNQDQALVGTAPDASYYLFVTENDASENPIEETLWVEAAEKADSLGVDIINSSLGYFDFDNSKYSYTYEDMNGATTFISRGAEIAFSRGMLVVASAGNSGNTTNPNIAAPADAVSVLTIGAVTASKSRASFSSIGPSFDGRVKPEVMAQGQASVVSDEFGNIGTANGTSFSSPILAGMVACLWQALPDKTNKEIRDLIIQSADKYLTPTPQLGYGIPDFSAAVNKGLLATIDIQIASFSLYPNPAKGTVYVTLPSTVDEVHLTIYSLLGQKIMEVPFTKSTPSFSVETLWNGVYLYTIQGGNFSAQGKIIKY